Proteins co-encoded in one Corylus avellana chromosome ca9, CavTom2PMs-1.0 genomic window:
- the LOC132191384 gene encoding uncharacterized protein LOC132191384 isoform X2 — protein sequence MDKEAHLHKKVANMKCQRAKKDETSISALEDEAIAVEHLLAEPKNEHVSVDGVLSFGEENLGKCLQIEDFSCGFDYGLTSNSGGLDSNTTQEGEEELQLDVLDGLLDEVEEVDDLEATNGLSNACEDFLLDMEFAEKAFKLDYGPSEGSYLGNSSSESQSSGLSGSSNGAVGISESSAATIPGSECKNDALDKTVTCQLHGGLRSKCGCQTPAEDSIHTASLELGKFDDLDNDENPLIYGILSTGSGKRSLEASRIGALLREKRSRKPTRRYIEEVSDKKSKSLKGRENYSAAAKRDTIMKVRSRNEHNMRREALTVVPEEKPLRETIQSLSQFRVRRGRPKKQAPILGLESDKEPLSSESEDDRVTKKRSKKHDRRKHQRMWTPSEVIKLVDGISEYGVGRWTDIKRLLFSTSAYRTPIDLRDKWRNLLRASGAEKPSKKGVEQKQEHTLRPLPNSLLRRVRELAKIHPYPRVRISKKSQVAPAILPSASKGGALSSLGGRSVRRKNFT from the exons ATGGATAAAGAAGCGCATTTGCATAAGAAGGTTGCCAACATGAAATGCCAGAGG GCAAAGAAAGATGAAACTTCTATTTCTGCTTTAGAAGATGAAGCAATTGCAGTTGAGCACTTACTTGCAGAACCAAAAAATGAGCATGTTTCAGTAGATGGTGTCTTAAGTTTTGGCGAGGAGAATCTGGGAAAATGCTTGCAAATTGAAGATTTCTCCTGTGGGTTTGATTATGGACTAACATCAAATAGTG GTGGATTGGATTCTAATACTACTCAGGAGGGAGAAGAAGAATTACAACTCGAT GTTCTTGATGGATTGCTGGATGAAGTTGAAGAAGTGGATGATCTGGAGGCAACAAATGGTCTCTCCAATGCATGTGAAGATTTTCTTCTGG ATATGGAATTTGCTGAAAAAGCATTCAAATTGGACTATGGTCCTAGTGAAGGATCATATTTGGGGAACTCAAGTTCAGAGAGTCAGTCTTCAGGATTAAGTGGAAGTAGTAATGGTGCTGTAGGGATATCAGAATCATCAGCAGCTACTATTCCAGGATCTGAGTGCAAGAATGATGCTCTTGACAAGACAGTAACTTGTCAGTTACATGGTGGCTTGAGGAGCAAATGTGGGTGTCAAACACCAGCTGAAGACAGTATCCACACTGCTTCACTAGAATTAGGAAAATTTGATGACTTGGATAATGACGAAAACCCTTTAATATATGGTATATTGTCTACTGGGAGTGGAAAGCGATCTTTAGAAGCAAGCAGGATTGGTGCACTTCTTAGAGAGAAGAGATCGCGGAAGCCTACTCGGAGGTACATCGAAGAAGTTTCAGATAAAAAGTCAAAGTCTTTGAAGGGAAGAGAGAACTATTCTGCTGCTGCTAAAAGGGATACAATTATGAAGGTCAGATCTCGCAATGAACATAATATGAGACGGGAAGCATTAACAGTGGTTCCTGAGGAGAAACCTTTACGTGAAACTATTCAGTCATTGTCTCAATTTCGAGTGCGGAGGGGACGGCCAAAGAAACAGGCACCAATTTTG GGACTTGAATCCGACAAGGAACCTCTCTCATCCGAATCTGAAGATGACCGGGTGACCAAAAAAAGATCTAAAAAGCATGATCGGAGGAAGCATCAGAGGATGTGGACTCCTTCCGAAGTGATAAAGTTGGTTGATGGTATTTCTGAATATGGAGTTGGCCGCTGGACTGATATCAAAAGGCTCTTGTTTTCAACATCTGCTTATCGCACGCCTATTGATCTCAGG GACAAATGGCGAAATCTTTTAAGAGCTAGTGGTGCAGAAAAACCAAGCAAGAAAGGG GTTGAGCAAAAGCAGGAGCATACCTTGCGTCCCTTACCTAACTCCTTGCTACGCCGAGTCCGTGAACTAGCCAAAATCCATCCGTATCCGAGGGTGCGCATCTCAAAGAAGTCACAAGTTGCCCCTGCAATCCTTCCTAGCGCAAGTAAAGGTGGTGCTCTATCTAGTCTTGGCGGAAGAAGTGTGCGAAGGAAGAACTTTACCTGA
- the LOC132191352 gene encoding protein SMALL AUXIN UP-REGULATED RNA 12, which produces MMKGTQGRRLLRACMRKWRKMGKRVTPCAGRDKCCEWALWASATYADNPIPKDVPKGHLVVYVGENCKRFVIKIGILNHPLFKALLDQAKDEYDFTADSKLCIPCDETLFLSVVRCAALPDGRRISLCL; this is translated from the coding sequence ATGATGAAGGGGACTCAGGGGAGGAGGCTCTTAAGGGCATGCATGAGAAAGTGGAGAAAGATGGGGAAAAGAGTGACACCTTGTGCAGGCCGTGACAAGTGCTGTGAATGGGCCTTGTGGGCTTCTGCCACGTACGCAGACAACCCGATTCCAAAAGATGTCCCAAAGGGTCACTTGGTAGTCTATGTGGGTGAGAATTGCAAGAGGTTTGTGATCAAAATAGGGATCCTCAATCATCCACTCTTCAAGGCTTTGCTGGATCAGGCCAAGGATGAATATGACTTCACCGCCGACTCCAAACTCTGCATTCCTTGCGACGAAACCCTTTTTCTCAGCGTCGTTCGCTGCGCTGCCTTGCCGGATGGTCGAAGGATCTCCCTGTGcctttga
- the LOC132191384 gene encoding uncharacterized protein LOC132191384 isoform X1, with translation MNEIKLKSINEMDKEAHLHKKVANMKCQRAKKDETSISALEDEAIAVEHLLAEPKNEHVSVDGVLSFGEENLGKCLQIEDFSCGFDYGLTSNSGGLDSNTTQEGEEELQLDVLDGLLDEVEEVDDLEATNGLSNACEDFLLDMEFAEKAFKLDYGPSEGSYLGNSSSESQSSGLSGSSNGAVGISESSAATIPGSECKNDALDKTVTCQLHGGLRSKCGCQTPAEDSIHTASLELGKFDDLDNDENPLIYGILSTGSGKRSLEASRIGALLREKRSRKPTRRYIEEVSDKKSKSLKGRENYSAAAKRDTIMKVRSRNEHNMRREALTVVPEEKPLRETIQSLSQFRVRRGRPKKQAPILGLESDKEPLSSESEDDRVTKKRSKKHDRRKHQRMWTPSEVIKLVDGISEYGVGRWTDIKRLLFSTSAYRTPIDLRDKWRNLLRASGAEKPSKKGVEQKQEHTLRPLPNSLLRRVRELAKIHPYPRVRISKKSQVAPAILPSASKGGALSSLGGRSVRRKNFT, from the exons ATCAAGCTTAAGAGCATAAATGAAATGGATAAAGAAGCGCATTTGCATAAGAAGGTTGCCAACATGAAATGCCAGAGG GCAAAGAAAGATGAAACTTCTATTTCTGCTTTAGAAGATGAAGCAATTGCAGTTGAGCACTTACTTGCAGAACCAAAAAATGAGCATGTTTCAGTAGATGGTGTCTTAAGTTTTGGCGAGGAGAATCTGGGAAAATGCTTGCAAATTGAAGATTTCTCCTGTGGGTTTGATTATGGACTAACATCAAATAGTG GTGGATTGGATTCTAATACTACTCAGGAGGGAGAAGAAGAATTACAACTCGAT GTTCTTGATGGATTGCTGGATGAAGTTGAAGAAGTGGATGATCTGGAGGCAACAAATGGTCTCTCCAATGCATGTGAAGATTTTCTTCTGG ATATGGAATTTGCTGAAAAAGCATTCAAATTGGACTATGGTCCTAGTGAAGGATCATATTTGGGGAACTCAAGTTCAGAGAGTCAGTCTTCAGGATTAAGTGGAAGTAGTAATGGTGCTGTAGGGATATCAGAATCATCAGCAGCTACTATTCCAGGATCTGAGTGCAAGAATGATGCTCTTGACAAGACAGTAACTTGTCAGTTACATGGTGGCTTGAGGAGCAAATGTGGGTGTCAAACACCAGCTGAAGACAGTATCCACACTGCTTCACTAGAATTAGGAAAATTTGATGACTTGGATAATGACGAAAACCCTTTAATATATGGTATATTGTCTACTGGGAGTGGAAAGCGATCTTTAGAAGCAAGCAGGATTGGTGCACTTCTTAGAGAGAAGAGATCGCGGAAGCCTACTCGGAGGTACATCGAAGAAGTTTCAGATAAAAAGTCAAAGTCTTTGAAGGGAAGAGAGAACTATTCTGCTGCTGCTAAAAGGGATACAATTATGAAGGTCAGATCTCGCAATGAACATAATATGAGACGGGAAGCATTAACAGTGGTTCCTGAGGAGAAACCTTTACGTGAAACTATTCAGTCATTGTCTCAATTTCGAGTGCGGAGGGGACGGCCAAAGAAACAGGCACCAATTTTG GGACTTGAATCCGACAAGGAACCTCTCTCATCCGAATCTGAAGATGACCGGGTGACCAAAAAAAGATCTAAAAAGCATGATCGGAGGAAGCATCAGAGGATGTGGACTCCTTCCGAAGTGATAAAGTTGGTTGATGGTATTTCTGAATATGGAGTTGGCCGCTGGACTGATATCAAAAGGCTCTTGTTTTCAACATCTGCTTATCGCACGCCTATTGATCTCAGG GACAAATGGCGAAATCTTTTAAGAGCTAGTGGTGCAGAAAAACCAAGCAAGAAAGGG GTTGAGCAAAAGCAGGAGCATACCTTGCGTCCCTTACCTAACTCCTTGCTACGCCGAGTCCGTGAACTAGCCAAAATCCATCCGTATCCGAGGGTGCGCATCTCAAAGAAGTCACAAGTTGCCCCTGCAATCCTTCCTAGCGCAAGTAAAGGTGGTGCTCTATCTAGTCTTGGCGGAAGAAGTGTGCGAAGGAAGAACTTTACCTGA